In one window of Bradyrhizobium diazoefficiens DNA:
- a CDS encoding (2Fe-2S)-binding protein: MIKLIGNGHEHTLGAEPDTPLLYILRDQLGLNGPKFGCGLGQCGACTVLLNGEAVFSCLTPLLLAAGKEVTTVEGLGTEGSPGPMQRAFIEEQAAQCGYCIAGMMMRAQALLRKNSSPSDVDIRTAMEPNLCRCGTHMRIMRAIKRAAALMKTADAGTSGRASP; the protein is encoded by the coding sequence ATGATCAAGCTCATCGGCAACGGGCACGAGCACACGCTCGGTGCGGAGCCCGATACTCCTCTACTCTATATCCTGCGCGACCAGCTTGGGCTGAACGGCCCCAAATTCGGCTGTGGTCTTGGCCAATGCGGCGCATGTACGGTCTTGCTCAATGGCGAGGCGGTGTTTTCCTGTCTGACGCCGCTGCTGCTCGCTGCCGGCAAGGAGGTGACCACCGTCGAAGGCTTGGGCACAGAGGGCTCGCCAGGCCCGATGCAGCGTGCCTTCATCGAGGAACAGGCTGCGCAGTGCGGCTACTGCATTGCCGGCATGATGATGCGGGCGCAGGCACTCCTGAGAAAGAATTCCAGCCCGTCGGATGTTGACATCCGAACCGCGATGGAGCCGAACCTCTGCCGCTGCGGGACCCATATGCGCATCATGCGAGCCATCAAGCGCGCAGCAGCGCTGATGAAGACGGCGGACGCCGGCACAAGCGGGAGGGCGTCGCCATGA
- a CDS encoding NADH-quinone oxidoreductase subunit C: MPSLIDLTLEGRAIEQHHPWPRATVDASVWEFAASELAHGRWSLLGLWGEPSTVHMAIMDGDTADIAIVSLDCPERNYPSVAKHHRPALRLERTIHDLFGLSAEGLPDARPWLDHDRWGIRFPLGDRVKALSMAAPYRFLAAEGDGLHQIAVGPVHAGIIEPGHFRFTASGETVVRLEQRLGYTHKGVDGLMIGASLERAAQLAGRISGDSTASYSYAFSRAAEAALELIVPDRAVWLRALMAELERLANHLGDIGAICNDASFALMHAHCSVLRESVLRASRNVFGHRLMRDIIVPGGVTRDIDDPGIEAIQSMLDNIRRRFPALLELYDNTASLQDRTVDTGVLKPALARQYAAGGYVGRASGRAFDARKALGYPPYDSLSFDAPVLNEGDVNARVWIRIREVEQSVSLIDQILDRLPEGPTGTLAGHRREPREGMAVVEGFRGDILVWLRLRDGQVERCHLRDPSWFQWPLLEAVIENNIVADFPLCNKSFNCSYSGHDL, from the coding sequence ATGCCGTCGCTGATTGATCTGACCCTGGAGGGCCGCGCGATAGAGCAGCATCACCCGTGGCCGCGTGCGACGGTCGATGCTTCGGTGTGGGAATTTGCAGCCAGTGAACTCGCCCATGGGCGTTGGAGCCTGCTCGGCCTTTGGGGTGAGCCGTCTACGGTGCACATGGCTATCATGGACGGGGATACGGCTGACATCGCGATAGTCAGCCTCGATTGCCCCGAACGCAACTATCCTTCGGTTGCCAAGCACCACCGGCCGGCCCTTCGACTGGAGCGCACCATCCACGATCTGTTCGGACTATCGGCCGAAGGTTTGCCCGATGCCCGCCCCTGGCTCGATCACGACCGTTGGGGTATCCGCTTCCCGCTGGGAGATCGCGTCAAGGCGTTGTCGATGGCGGCTCCATACCGTTTCTTGGCGGCGGAAGGCGACGGCCTGCATCAGATCGCCGTCGGTCCGGTGCATGCAGGCATCATCGAACCCGGACATTTCCGCTTCACGGCCAGTGGAGAGACCGTGGTTCGGTTGGAGCAGCGGCTTGGGTATACCCACAAGGGTGTCGATGGGTTGATGATTGGAGCTAGTCTCGAACGGGCCGCGCAGCTTGCGGGCCGCATATCGGGAGACAGCACCGCCTCCTATTCCTACGCGTTTTCGCGGGCGGCCGAGGCGGCTCTGGAACTCATTGTGCCGGATCGCGCCGTGTGGCTACGCGCCCTGATGGCGGAACTCGAGCGGCTCGCCAACCATCTCGGCGACATCGGCGCAATCTGCAACGATGCCTCATTCGCACTCATGCACGCTCATTGCAGCGTCCTGCGCGAGAGCGTCCTGCGCGCATCCCGTAACGTATTCGGCCATCGATTGATGCGGGATATCATTGTACCCGGCGGCGTGACCCGCGACATCGACGATCCAGGGATAGAGGCCATCCAGTCGATGCTGGATAACATCCGCCGGCGTTTTCCGGCCTTGCTCGAACTATACGACAACACCGCGTCGCTCCAGGATCGTACGGTCGATACCGGCGTGCTCAAACCTGCGCTGGCCAGGCAATATGCCGCCGGAGGTTACGTCGGCCGCGCCTCCGGGCGCGCCTTCGACGCGCGCAAAGCCCTTGGCTATCCGCCATACGACAGCTTGAGCTTTGACGCGCCGGTTCTGAACGAGGGCGATGTCAACGCCCGGGTCTGGATCCGGATACGCGAGGTCGAGCAGAGTGTTTCACTGATCGACCAGATATTGGACCGCCTTCCCGAGGGCCCAACGGGCACCCTTGCCGGGCATCGGCGGGAGCCACGGGAGGGCATGGCTGTCGTCGAGGGATTCCGGGGTGACATCCTGGTCTGGCTCCGCCTACGGGATGGCCAAGTAGAACGATGCCACCTACGCGACCCATCATGGTTCCAATGGCCGCTGCTCGAGGCGGTGATCGAGAACAATATCGTCGCCGATTTTCCACTCTGCAACAAATCGTTCAATTGCTCCTATTCCGGACACGACCTTTAG
- a CDS encoding molybdopterin cofactor-binding domain-containing protein, protein MTGMPVVLSRRHVVAGAGALIVSFAAARVLAQEDGAAQHVPSGARVPPPESLPGSLKHAPLLDSWIRIDANGAITVFTGKAELGQGIKTALLQVAAEQLDVPLAALALQTADTALTANEGFTAGSHSMQDSGTAILHASAQVRMLLIAEAGRRLGLPADQLKTSGGAVTAPDGRKLSYGELVADQMLHVRAQPNSPLKDPSTFAVMNIAVRRVDIPAKVTGGAAYVQDMRPPDMVHARIIRPPSYGARLVSIDTSQVERAPGVVKVVRDGNFLAVIAKGEYQAVKAMRRLAAAATWEEHATLPRLPELRDAITSLPSQDFEILKQGQPGGSGGRRLEARFTRPYQSHGSIGPSCAVAQASGDEVTVWTHTQGVFPDRDAIAEMLRLPKENVRCIHVEGSGCYGHNGADDAAADAALIARGYPGVPVRVQWMREQEHGWEPYGPAMVTHLAASLGEDGAIRDWYHEVWSNTHSMRPGGAGSLLAAQHLADAFAVPAPKPLPLPEGGGDRNAIPLYKFPNARVVHHFLPTMPLRVSALRALGAYMNVFSIESFMDELAEAAGQDPVQFRLKHLEDPRARDVVAAAAEKFRWSSYQRKAGRGRGFAFARYKNLAAYCAIAAEVEVDRDSGRTRLARAVAAVDSGQIVNPDGLVNQVEGAILQSASWTLYESVSFDDTRITSIDWSTYPIMRFAQVPDSIEVHLINRPGLPFLGAGETGQGPAAGAVANAVADAIGKRIRDLPLSRERIKQASI, encoded by the coding sequence ATGACCGGCATGCCCGTCGTTCTTTCCCGTCGGCATGTTGTCGCCGGTGCCGGTGCGCTGATCGTCAGCTTCGCCGCGGCGCGGGTGCTGGCACAGGAGGACGGTGCGGCCCAGCATGTCCCGTCCGGTGCGCGCGTGCCACCGCCGGAGTCCTTACCCGGCAGCCTGAAGCATGCGCCGTTGCTCGACAGCTGGATCCGCATCGACGCCAACGGCGCGATCACGGTCTTCACCGGAAAGGCCGAACTCGGGCAGGGCATCAAGACCGCGCTGCTGCAGGTGGCGGCCGAACAGCTCGATGTGCCGCTTGCGGCTCTCGCCCTGCAGACCGCGGACACCGCGCTGACCGCGAACGAGGGATTTACGGCTGGCAGCCATTCCATGCAGGACAGCGGTACCGCCATCCTGCATGCGTCTGCCCAGGTCCGGATGCTCCTGATCGCCGAGGCCGGCCGGCGTTTGGGTCTGCCGGCAGATCAGCTCAAGACCAGTGGCGGGGCCGTGACAGCTCCGGATGGACGCAAGCTGTCCTACGGCGAGCTCGTAGCCGACCAGATGCTCCACGTTCGGGCGCAGCCGAACTCACCTTTGAAAGATCCAAGCACCTTCGCGGTGATGAACATCGCGGTGCGGCGCGTGGACATTCCGGCCAAAGTCACCGGCGGCGCCGCCTACGTTCAGGATATGCGACCACCCGATATGGTGCACGCGCGAATTATCCGGCCGCCGAGCTACGGAGCGCGGCTGGTTTCGATCGATACGAGCCAGGTCGAGAGGGCGCCCGGCGTGGTCAAGGTGGTGCGCGACGGCAATTTCCTCGCCGTCATCGCCAAAGGCGAGTATCAGGCGGTCAAGGCGATGCGGCGTCTCGCGGCCGCGGCGACGTGGGAGGAGCATGCCACCTTGCCGCGGCTCCCTGAGCTGCGTGACGCCATCACCTCGCTGCCGTCGCAGGATTTCGAGATCCTGAAGCAGGGGCAGCCGGGGGGCAGCGGCGGACGCAGGCTCGAGGCCAGGTTCACCCGGCCCTACCAGTCACATGGCTCGATCGGACCATCGTGTGCGGTGGCGCAGGCCAGCGGAGACGAGGTGACCGTCTGGACCCACACCCAGGGCGTCTTTCCTGACCGCGATGCTATCGCCGAGATGCTGCGCCTGCCGAAGGAGAACGTCCGCTGCATTCATGTCGAAGGCTCCGGCTGTTATGGACACAACGGCGCCGACGATGCGGCAGCGGATGCCGCGCTGATCGCGCGCGGCTATCCCGGTGTGCCGGTGCGTGTTCAGTGGATGCGCGAGCAGGAGCATGGCTGGGAGCCTTACGGCCCTGCCATGGTGACCCATCTCGCGGCCAGCCTCGGAGAAGACGGCGCGATCCGCGACTGGTATCACGAGGTCTGGAGCAACACGCATTCGATGCGGCCCGGCGGCGCGGGTTCGCTGCTGGCAGCTCAGCACCTCGCTGATGCGTTCGCCGTCCCCGCGCCGAAGCCGCTGCCCTTGCCCGAGGGAGGCGGCGACCGCAATGCGATCCCGCTCTACAAGTTTCCGAACGCACGCGTGGTGCACCACTTTTTGCCGACGATGCCGCTCCGGGTTTCCGCGTTGCGGGCGCTCGGCGCCTACATGAACGTGTTCTCGATCGAGAGCTTCATGGACGAGCTTGCCGAGGCGGCAGGTCAAGATCCGGTCCAATTCCGCCTGAAGCACCTGGAGGATCCGCGTGCGCGAGACGTCGTCGCAGCCGCCGCCGAGAAATTCCGCTGGAGCAGTTATCAAAGGAAAGCCGGTCGCGGCCGCGGCTTTGCATTCGCCCGCTACAAGAACCTCGCGGCCTATTGCGCGATTGCGGCTGAAGTCGAGGTCGACCGCGACTCCGGCCGCACGCGGCTCGCGCGCGCCGTTGCCGCAGTCGACAGCGGGCAAATAGTCAATCCCGACGGACTGGTCAACCAAGTCGAGGGAGCGATCCTGCAATCGGCGAGCTGGACGCTGTATGAAAGCGTCAGTTTCGACGACACGCGCATCACCAGCATCGACTGGTCCACATATCCGATCATGCGGTTCGCTCAGGTGCCGGACAGCATTGAGGTTCACCTCATCAACCGGCCGGGGCTGCCTTTCCTCGGAGCAGGCGAAACCGGCCAAGGCCCGGCGGCCGGGGCGGTCGCCAACGCGGTTGCGGACGCGATTGGCAAACGGATAAGGGACCTGCCGCTTAGCCGCGAGCGAATCAAGCAGGCATCGATATAG
- a CDS encoding helix-turn-helix transcriptional regulator, translated as MITSNQLRAARALLNIDQRKTAELADLSVPTIQRMEASDGVIRGNVDSLMKLVSALEGAGIELIGPGGSSTSGGRGVRLREHIGTPKMIRPRQPKAGASRAAVARTR; from the coding sequence ATGATCACCTCAAATCAACTTCGGGCCGCAAGGGCCCTTCTCAACATCGATCAGCGCAAGACGGCGGAGCTCGCGGACCTTTCGGTGCCTACAATTCAGCGGATGGAGGCGAGCGATGGTGTGATCAGGGGCAACGTGGACTCACTCATGAAGCTTGTTTCGGCGCTGGAGGGGGCCGGCATTGAGCTTATCGGGCCTGGCGGATCGAGTACGTCGGGCGGTCGGGGAGTTCGACTCAGGGAGCATATCGGAACCCCGAAGATGATCCGTCCCCGACAGCCTAAGGCCGGCGCGTCGCGGGCGGCCGTGGCAAGGACCCGATAG
- a CDS encoding cytochrome c: MVLSRLIGLVVLLVVLVSGSYGVFAWHSAIPAIDPPKASSFDPELVRRGDVLASIGNCNTCHTRANGPSFAGGLRIPTQFGSIFTTNITPDAETGIGRWSEAAFARAMHDGVDREGRHLYPAFPYDHFTHVTGEDIGALYAYFMTRQPVRAEAPPNDLRFPLNLRFAVAGWKLLFFRPGVFQPDSQRDAAWNRGAYLVEGLAHCGSCHTPRNTLGAEQRNKPYTGGEAEGWTAYALNANSPSSVPWDKDALFHYLRHGWHAAHGAARGPMAPVIDNLGVLPDDDLAAMATYVADIAGPPSLERAQRGRAILKSTTEVGRGAGSTSGDTETTTPTMTTTGGAIYTATCAPCHESRRAVPYGGIDLARSTGPNGPTARNLINVVLWGLPPSNGLRSPIMPGFSEAMSDEQLRALVTYVRQRFSDGPAWTNIDQDIRDARTGKFDVGIYPAPSTDPALGVVSQREVR, translated from the coding sequence ATGGTCTTATCTCGGCTGATCGGCTTGGTGGTCTTGCTGGTCGTGCTCGTATCCGGCAGCTACGGCGTGTTCGCTTGGCATTCCGCGATCCCCGCGATCGATCCGCCAAAGGCATCCAGTTTCGATCCGGAGCTCGTGCGTCGCGGCGACGTGCTCGCGTCGATCGGCAACTGCAACACCTGCCATACGCGAGCCAACGGGCCGAGTTTCGCCGGTGGATTGCGGATTCCGACCCAGTTCGGGTCGATCTTTACGACCAACATTACACCTGACGCCGAGACCGGAATCGGCCGCTGGTCGGAGGCGGCGTTCGCGCGGGCCATGCACGATGGCGTCGACCGGGAAGGCCGACATCTCTATCCCGCGTTCCCTTACGATCACTTCACGCACGTCACCGGCGAAGATATCGGTGCGCTGTATGCCTATTTCATGACCCGTCAGCCGGTGCGCGCGGAGGCACCTCCCAACGATCTCCGGTTTCCCTTGAACTTGCGCTTTGCGGTCGCCGGCTGGAAGCTCCTGTTTTTCCGCCCGGGCGTATTTCAGCCAGACTCTCAGCGTGATGCGGCGTGGAATCGCGGCGCCTATCTCGTCGAGGGCCTTGCCCACTGCGGCAGTTGCCACACCCCGCGCAATACCCTCGGGGCTGAGCAGCGCAACAAACCCTACACTGGTGGTGAGGCCGAGGGCTGGACCGCCTACGCGCTGAACGCCAACTCGCCGTCTTCCGTCCCCTGGGACAAGGATGCTCTCTTTCACTATCTCCGCCACGGCTGGCATGCCGCGCACGGCGCCGCGCGCGGTCCCATGGCGCCGGTCATCGACAATCTCGGCGTGCTGCCCGACGACGACCTTGCGGCGATGGCCACGTACGTCGCCGACATCGCCGGCCCACCTTCGCTTGAGCGGGCGCAGCGAGGACGCGCAATCCTCAAATCCACGACCGAGGTTGGTCGCGGCGCGGGATCGACGAGCGGCGACACCGAGACCACGACACCGACGATGACGACCACGGGCGGTGCCATCTATACCGCGACCTGCGCACCATGCCACGAGAGTAGGCGCGCCGTGCCGTATGGCGGAATCGATCTGGCGCGGAGCACGGGGCCGAACGGCCCCACGGCCCGCAATCTGATCAATGTGGTGCTTTGGGGCCTGCCACCGTCCAATGGTCTGCGCAGCCCGATCATGCCGGGCTTCAGCGAGGCCATGAGCGACGAGCAACTCCGGGCTCTCGTGACCTATGTCCGGCAGCGGTTCAGTGACGGACCAGCCTGGACGAACATTGATCAGGACATCCGCGATGCGCGCACCGGCAAGTTCGACGTCGGCATCTATCCGGCGCCGAGCACCGATCCGGCTCTCGGCGTCGTCAGCCAGCGGGAGGTGCGATGA
- a CDS encoding hydrogenase 4 subunit F, which translates to MSVFSFDPVTAVLLIPIGSAVLLAALPGYRLTARLNVVASLATFLSALSLFVIERPQPGPYVQIDDLNIVFIVLNTFVGFTTSVFSASYIAHEIETGRLTPVYLRFYHAMYQTMMFGMNLAFASNNIGLMWVAVEVATLTTVLMVGIYRTHAALEAAWKYFILGSVGIAFALFGTILVYMAARPIVGEGQDGMVWTVLIQHAANFDPALLNVAFIFLFLGYGTKVGLAPLHAWLPDAHAEGPTPISAVLSGLLLNVALYALLRFKILLTANPAAIAPGPLMVTMGLLSLVFASFMLYRRRDIKRLFAYSSIEHMGIIVFAFGMGGPLANFAGLLHMVMHSLTKSAIFYAVGHISQIKGTQRIANIRGLTVTHPALGWGLVIGVVAIAGLPPLGIFMSEFLVVSSTFARQPLLALALVFGLLLAFGALTLRLTSVAFGEPRGSKKPAEASYVPMFAHLALVFGAGIYLPAPLVVWFQHVARLLG; encoded by the coding sequence ATGAGCGTATTCTCCTTCGATCCTGTAACGGCTGTCCTGCTGATTCCGATCGGCTCGGCAGTGTTGCTCGCCGCGTTGCCCGGCTACCGGCTGACAGCGCGGTTAAACGTCGTTGCGAGCCTGGCGACATTTCTTTCGGCGCTTTCGCTGTTCGTGATCGAACGTCCGCAGCCCGGGCCGTACGTGCAGATCGACGATCTCAACATCGTCTTCATCGTGCTCAATACGTTCGTGGGTTTCACGACCAGCGTCTTCAGCGCGAGCTACATTGCGCACGAGATCGAAACAGGGCGCTTGACCCCGGTCTACCTGCGTTTCTACCACGCCATGTATCAGACCATGATGTTCGGCATGAACCTCGCTTTCGCGTCGAACAACATCGGTCTGATGTGGGTGGCGGTGGAAGTCGCGACCCTGACGACGGTGCTGATGGTCGGCATCTATCGCACCCACGCCGCTTTGGAGGCGGCGTGGAAATATTTCATCCTGGGCAGTGTCGGAATAGCGTTCGCGCTGTTCGGCACGATCCTGGTCTATATGGCGGCGCGTCCGATCGTGGGTGAGGGCCAGGACGGCATGGTTTGGACGGTGTTGATCCAACATGCAGCGAATTTTGATCCTGCCCTGCTTAACGTCGCTTTCATCTTCCTGTTTCTCGGATACGGGACAAAGGTTGGGCTCGCGCCGCTGCATGCCTGGTTGCCTGATGCGCACGCCGAAGGTCCAACGCCAATATCCGCGGTATTGTCGGGGCTGCTGCTGAACGTTGCGCTCTATGCGCTATTGCGCTTCAAGATATTGCTTACCGCCAATCCAGCGGCGATCGCTCCCGGCCCCTTGATGGTGACGATGGGCCTGCTCTCGCTGGTCTTCGCGTCGTTCATGCTCTACCGCCGCCGCGACATCAAACGCCTGTTCGCCTATTCCTCGATCGAACATATGGGCATTATTGTTTTTGCGTTCGGAATGGGGGGCCCGCTCGCTAATTTTGCCGGGCTGCTGCACATGGTGATGCACAGCCTGACCAAGTCGGCAATCTTCTACGCGGTCGGCCATATCTCGCAGATCAAAGGCACGCAGAGGATCGCCAATATCCGGGGCCTGACGGTGACTCATCCGGCGCTCGGCTGGGGTCTGGTCATAGGCGTCGTCGCGATTGCCGGACTGCCGCCGCTTGGCATCTTCATGAGCGAATTTCTCGTGGTCAGTTCAACCTTTGCGCGGCAGCCGCTGCTCGCTCTCGCGCTGGTGTTCGGGTTGTTGCTTGCGTTCGGCGCATTGACTTTGCGCCTGACCAGCGTTGCATTCGGCGAACCCCGCGGCAGCAAGAAGCCTGCGGAAGCCTCTTACGTGCCAATGTTTGCGCATCTTGCGCTTGTCTTCGGCGCGGGAATCTATCTTCCCGCGCCGCTCGTGGTCTGGTTCCAGCACGTGGCCCGCCTGCTTGGATAG
- a CDS encoding NADH-quinone oxidoreductase subunit B family protein produces the protein MRKLLFQSLFRGPLTEQAPSQSETAVEELAAAVKHAARSRLGRSLSIREVDAGSCNGCELEIHALNNAYYDVERFGIRFVASPRHADVLMVTGPVTKNMSDALERTYLAMPNPKWVVAVGDCARDGGCFAGSYAVVGGVSRVIPVDLHIPGCPPAPATILQGLLSLLDQAANKAATPSRGGQAHE, from the coding sequence ATGCGCAAACTTCTCTTTCAGAGTCTCTTTAGAGGTCCGCTTACGGAGCAAGCGCCCTCCCAGAGCGAAACTGCCGTCGAAGAACTCGCGGCCGCGGTCAAGCATGCTGCGCGGTCGCGGCTCGGTAGAAGTCTCTCGATACGGGAGGTCGACGCAGGATCCTGCAACGGCTGCGAGCTTGAAATTCACGCTTTGAACAACGCCTATTACGACGTCGAACGCTTCGGCATTCGGTTCGTCGCCTCACCGCGCCACGCCGACGTGCTTATGGTCACCGGGCCCGTGACCAAGAACATGAGCGACGCGTTGGAGCGCACCTATCTCGCAATGCCCAATCCAAAATGGGTTGTAGCCGTCGGAGATTGTGCACGCGACGGCGGGTGTTTCGCCGGAAGCTACGCAGTGGTCGGGGGCGTCTCACGGGTTATTCCCGTCGACCTTCATATTCCTGGCTGTCCGCCGGCACCCGCAACGATCTTGCAGGGACTTTTGTCTCTCCTCGATCAAGCGGCCAACAAGGCCGCGACACCGAGCCGTGGCGGCCAAGCACATGAATGA
- a CDS encoding spermidine synthase, with amino-acid sequence MLLLGRFQGKNGQIDVVECSHDGTRVYSEEGVRQSQATPNGESVFTYINIMETFLDRSANVLILGCGGGNLATRLTRLGKHVTVVDINPLSFTIARRFFGLPGDIVCITSDFRSYVRDCRSSYDAIAIDVGGPGFSFATEFDEWTCDAIRSRLAPAGRVVMNALVVHDIDPNPDRITARLSGNELHSWIVDEPGVSDRNAIIACLPEKVLPAPGPLMRILQASDEKWVVRRSRLRKYDLGSLRRSS; translated from the coding sequence ATGCTCCTGCTCGGTAGATTTCAAGGCAAAAATGGACAGATCGACGTTGTCGAGTGCTCGCACGACGGCACCCGCGTCTATTCCGAAGAGGGCGTGCGGCAAAGCCAGGCTACGCCGAACGGCGAGAGTGTGTTTACATACATCAACATCATGGAGACCTTTCTCGATCGGTCCGCCAACGTCTTGATACTCGGCTGCGGCGGCGGAAATCTCGCGACACGCCTGACAAGACTCGGCAAGCATGTGACAGTCGTCGATATCAATCCGCTTTCGTTCACGATCGCGCGTAGATTCTTCGGCCTGCCTGGCGACATCGTCTGCATCACGTCGGACTTCCGAAGCTACGTTCGCGATTGCCGCAGCTCGTACGATGCGATCGCAATCGACGTGGGCGGCCCTGGCTTCTCTTTCGCGACCGAATTCGACGAATGGACTTGCGACGCAATTCGATCTCGGTTGGCGCCAGCTGGGCGCGTCGTGATGAACGCTCTGGTCGTGCATGACATCGATCCGAATCCAGACCGCATTACCGCCCGTCTTTCAGGGAACGAACTCCATTCATGGATCGTGGACGAGCCTGGAGTCAGCGATCGAAACGCCATTATCGCCTGCCTTCCCGAAAAGGTGTTGCCTGCACCGGGGCCGCTGATGCGCATTCTGCAAGCCTCCGATGAAAAGTGGGTCGTCCGCAGGTCCAGGCTTCGCAAATACGATCTTGGATCGCTGCGTCGGTCCTCATGA
- a CDS encoding hydrogenase-4 component E gives MHSLSFDVSHTLAGGLVLISFMMLYQDRLYSLLNVFALHALVLAFSVAWQAYIQNAPHLYVTAAIALVFKAIVIPVALHRIVQQLGIHRDIESAVGIGPTMLAGMGLVALSMVLMLRVTADADPLAREDLAFALSVVLLGLLVMVTRRNAVSQVVGFMSLENGLVLAATGAKGMPLVVEISVAFSILIAFIVIGIFLFRIRERFDSVDVSALDDFRGERR, from the coding sequence ATGCACAGCCTCTCCTTCGACGTCTCGCACACGCTCGCCGGCGGACTGGTCCTGATCAGCTTCATGATGCTGTACCAGGACCGGCTTTATTCGCTGCTCAACGTCTTTGCGCTTCACGCGTTGGTGCTCGCGTTTTCCGTCGCTTGGCAGGCTTATATCCAGAATGCGCCTCATCTCTACGTGACCGCGGCGATTGCGCTCGTCTTCAAGGCGATCGTTATCCCGGTGGCGCTGCACCGCATCGTCCAGCAGCTCGGGATTCACCGGGACATCGAGTCGGCCGTGGGGATCGGCCCGACCATGCTGGCCGGGATGGGGCTGGTTGCCCTCTCCATGGTTCTGATGCTGCGGGTCACCGCCGATGCCGACCCGCTCGCGCGCGAAGATCTCGCCTTCGCACTGTCGGTCGTGCTGCTCGGGCTGCTGGTCATGGTGACGCGGCGCAATGCCGTCAGTCAGGTCGTTGGATTCATGTCGCTTGAGAATGGACTGGTGCTGGCGGCTACCGGTGCCAAAGGTATGCCGCTGGTCGTCGAGATCAGCGTAGCCTTCTCGATCCTGATCGCCTTCATCGTCATCGGCATCTTCCTATTCCGAATTCGCGAGCGCTTCGATTCCGTGGACGTCTCCGCACTCGACGACTTCCGGGGCGAGCGGCGATGA
- a CDS encoding respiratory chain complex I subunit 1 family protein, with the protein MVVISDIVVQGVQMLLVLLLAPLLTGFVRKIKARLVRRKGASVFQPYRDLLRLLRKEVVLAENASWLFRVTPYVTFAAIWVAAALVPTFATGLLFNWTADLIAIVALLGSARFFLALAGMDVGTSFGGIGSSREVMIAALAEPAMLLIFFCLALVAGSTQLSTVANVMASSYVGLRVSLGMALIALIMVALAENARIPVDNPATHLELTMVHEAMVLEYSGRHLAMIEFGAFLKLLLYISLIACVFLPWKIAVFGTGPLSYAIGAGAYLVKLAAAGFLLALFETATAKMRVFRVPQFLGAALMLGLLGTLLLFVSRSF; encoded by the coding sequence ATGGTCGTGATCTCGGACATCGTCGTGCAGGGTGTGCAGATGCTGCTGGTGCTGCTGCTTGCGCCGCTATTGACCGGCTTCGTGCGCAAGATCAAGGCTCGGCTGGTGCGTCGCAAAGGCGCTTCGGTGTTTCAACCCTATCGCGACCTGCTGCGGCTGCTCCGCAAGGAAGTCGTGCTGGCGGAGAACGCCTCGTGGTTGTTCCGCGTCACACCCTATGTGACCTTTGCCGCGATCTGGGTCGCCGCCGCTTTGGTGCCGACTTTTGCAACCGGTCTCTTGTTCAATTGGACCGCCGACCTGATCGCCATCGTTGCCCTGTTGGGAAGTGCACGCTTTTTCCTGGCGCTCGCGGGGATGGATGTCGGCACCAGTTTCGGCGGCATCGGCTCCAGCCGCGAAGTCATGATCGCAGCGCTTGCCGAGCCGGCGATGCTGCTGATTTTTTTCTGCCTGGCGCTCGTTGCCGGCTCGACCCAACTCTCGACGGTGGCAAATGTCATGGCCTCGTCCTACGTGGGCTTGCGGGTCTCGCTGGGAATGGCGCTCATCGCGCTGATCATGGTGGCGCTCGCCGAGAACGCGCGAATCCCGGTCGACAACCCGGCCACACATCTCGAGCTCACCATGGTGCATGAGGCGATGGTTCTCGAATACTCCGGGCGCCATCTCGCAATGATCGAATTCGGTGCGTTTCTGAAGCTGTTGCTCTATATCTCGCTGATCGCCTGCGTGTTCCTGCCCTGGAAGATCGCCGTCTTCGGCACCGGCCCGTTGTCGTATGCCATCGGCGCTGGCGCCTATCTCGTCAAACTCGCGGCTGCCGGATTTCTACTTGCGTTGTTCGAAACCGCGACGGCGAAAATGAGAGTTTTTCGTGTTCCTCAGTTTCTCGGCGCCGCGCTTATGCTGGGCTTGCTCGGCACGCTGCTCTTGTTCGTGTCGAGGAGTTTCTGA